The following proteins are co-located in the Bombus pyrosoma isolate SC7728 linkage group LG12, ASM1482585v1, whole genome shotgun sequence genome:
- the LOC122573695 gene encoding phosphoribosylformylglycinamidine synthase isoform X1, with protein MDIIRFYKVPGLKSGQFKSKFNSLVQITNLISGLETELCYYIEIKEPLSAEELAILKWILTPPLESQSLKNSSAFDKKLNNCFVIEIGPRLNFSTAFCSNAVSICRSVHLDKVTRIEAVTRYCIKHNGVIDKEIEDAITDVLHDKMTECRYMKPIETFDHGFRPENWFEVNVLEEGRIALEKVNSKLGLAFDNWDLDFYTDLFLNKLKRNPTSVECFDLAQSNSEHSRHWFFKGRMIVDGEKMKQSLIDMIMETQKYSNPNNTIKFSDNSSAIKGFQTKVLRPMRTYTCSPFCLENVDQDLIFTAETHNFPTGVAPFSGATTGTGGRLRDIQGIGRGGYYIAGTAGYSVGNLHIPGYNLPWEEKNLQYPNNMASPLEIIIEASNGASDYGNKFGEPVISGFARSFGMTDEVGVRREWIKPIMFSGGLGTMDANMSQKILPQKGMEVIKIGGPVYRIGVGGGSASSIEVQGDNKSELDFGAVQRGDPEMEQKLNRVVRACTEMGQKNPILSIHDQGAGGNGNVLKELVEPMGAVIFTKKFDLGDPSISTLELWGAEYQENDAILCKSESSNLLNEIAAREKCPINFVGVVTGNGKIILSEEDNCDSLKYLNENYEHKSRHPVELDLELVLGKMPQKSFNLQRQVTQLPAIKLPVNLIVQDILERVLRLPSVASKRYLTNKVDRCVTGLIAQQQCVGPLHTPLANVAVTAISHFSTVGIATSIGEQPIKGLVNPAAGARMTVAEALSNLVFAQISNIQDVKCSGNWMWAAKLPGEGAALYDACSAMCSIMNELGIAIDGGKDSLSMAARIGEDVVKAPGTLVISCYAPCPDIRKVVTPDLKAPAAGKNGYILFLDLSNGKSRIGGTALAQVYKSLGNEVPDVQRVDMLKNAFKAIQQLIAEGKVLAGHDISDGGLITCLLEMCFAGISGMNVNISHKSGSPIEILFTEEVGWILEIDSINYNYVLEVFNQFDVPVYLIGRSEGFGLSSKIKVQVQEKIFLDSTVLPLMSLWEETSYQLERRQTNVECALQEFSGLQDRTAPCYKLTFNPDIRSTAIYKHLLLNIPVAIIREEGINGDREMAASLIDAGFEVWDVTMQDLLKNKVTFDRFRGIVFPGGFSYADVLGSAKGWAASLLFHPSLQKQLKSFISRKDTFSLGVCNGCQLMSLLGLIGNEDDDTKQPDIFLSHNVSERFECRWSTVRIDKSPSIMLNGMENSVLGVWVAHGEGRFTFRNNEVLQKLKESHCLAIKYTDDYGNPTERYPLNPNGSTEGIAGICSANGRHLAMMPHPERCSQIWQWPWKPSNWEYTVSPWQRIFDNAYAWCVTKD; from the exons ATGGATATTATAAGGTTCTACAAAGTACCTGGTTTAAAGTCAGGTCAATTTAAAAGCAAATTTAACAGTCTTGTTCAAATAACAAATCTGATTAGTGGCTTGGAAACTGAATTGTGTTactatattgaaattaaagaacCTCTCAGTGCAGAAGAATTGGCAATCTTAAAATGGATTTTAACTCCTCCTTTGGAATCACAAAGTTTGAAGAATTCCAGTgcatttgataaaaaattaaacaactgCTTTGTTATTGAAATTGGACCAAG attgaatttttctacagCATTTTGTAGCAATGCTGTATCAATTTGTAGATCTGTGCATTTAGACAAAGTAACAAGAATTGAAGCAGTAACTAGATACTGTATTAAACACAATGGAGTAAttgataaagaaattgaagatgcT ATAACAGATGTACTGCATGACAAGATGACTGAATGTAGATATATGAAACCAATAGAAACTTTTGATCATGGATTTAGACCAGAAAATTGGTTTGAAGTTAATGTCttggaagaaggaagaatagCATTAGAAAAAGTAAATTCGAAGCTAG gTTTGGCATTTGACAATTGGGACTTAGATTTTTACACAGatctatttcttaataaattaaagcGCAATCCAACTAGTGTAGAGTGCTTTGATTTAGCACAATCTAATAGTGAACACAGTCGTCACTGGTTTTTCAAAGGTCGAATGATTGTTGATGGTGAAAAGATGAAACAATCTTTAATCGATATGATTATGGAGacacaaaaatattccaatccaaacaatacaattaaatttagtGATAATAGTAGTGCAATTAAGGGCTTTCAAACAAAAGTTTTACGGCCAATGAGGACTTACACATGTAGTCCTTTCTGTTTGGAAAATGTAGATCAAGATTTGATATTCACTGCAGAGACTCATAATTTCCCAACCGGGGTTGCTCCATTTAG tGGAGCTACAACTGGAACTGGAGGAAGATTGAGAGATATTCAAGGAATTGGTAGGGGAGGATATTACATTGCTGGAACGGCCGGTTATTCCGTTGGTAATTTGCATATTCCAG GCTACAATTTACCATGGGAGGAAAAGAATCTACAATATCCCAACAATATGGCTTCTCCATTGGAGATTATAATTGAAGCCAGCAATGGAGCATCCGATTATGGCAATAAATTTGGAGAACCAGTCATATCTGGTTTTGCTCGTTCATTCGGTATGACGGATGAAGTTGGTGTGCGACGTGAATGGATTAAACCCATAATGTTTAGTGGAGGATTGGGTACAATGGATGCCAATATGTCTCAAAAAATTTTGCCACAGAAAg GTATGGAAGTCATTAAAATTGGTGGTCCTGTTTATAGAATAGGCGTAGGAGGTGGTTCAGCTAGTTCTATTGag GTGCAAGGTGATAATAAATCAGAATTGGATTTCGGAGCCGTACAAAGAGGCGATCCTGAGAtggaacaaaaattgaatagaGTTGTTCGTGCGTGCACTGAGATGGGACAGAAAAACCCAATACTTAGTATACATGATCAAGGAGCTGGAGGCAATG GCAACGTTCTAAAAGAATTAGTAGAACCGATGGGTGCAGTAATCTTCACAAAGAAATTTGACTTAGGCGATCCAAGCATTAGTACATTGGAATTATGGGGTGCCGAATATCAAGAAAACGACGCAATTCTTTGCAAATCAGAAAGCAGTAATTTACTTAACGAAATAGCAGCGCGAGAAAAATGTCCCATTAACTTTGTAGGGGTTGTCACAGGAAATGGGAAAATCATTCTTTCAGAAGAGGATAATTGTGattcattgaaatatctaAATGAGAATTACGAACATAAATCGAGGCACCCAGTCGAGTTAGATTTAGAATTAGTACTTGGAAAAATGCCTCAGAAG TCTTTTAATCTGCAAAGACAAGTAACTCAGTTACCTGCTATCAAGTTGCCCGTAAATCTAATTGTACAAGATATCTTAGAAAGAGTCCTACGATTGCCTTCAGTAGCAAGCAAACGATATTTAACTAACAAAGTTGATCGCTGTGTTACTGGACTAATTGCACAACAGCAATGTGTTGGTCCTCTGCATACTCCCCTTGCCAATGTTGCTGTGACAGCAATATCTCATTTCTCtaca GTTGGTATAGCAACTTCTATCGGAGAACAACCGATAAAAGGCCTCGTAAATCCAGCAGCTGGAGCCCGTATGACCGTAGCAGAAGCGTTGAGTAATTTAGTTTTTGCACAGATTTCAAATATACAG gaCGTTAAATGCAGCGGAAATTGGATGTGGGCTGCTAAATTACCTGGAGAAGGTGCAGCTTTATATGATGCATGTTCTGCTATGTGTTCAATTATGAATGAATTAGGAATCGCAATTGATGGAGGAAAGGATTCTCTTAGCATGGCTGCACGAATTGGGGAGGATGTTGTCAAAGCGCCTGGTACACTTGTGATTTCTTGCTATGCTCCTTGTCCTGATATACGAAAA gtAGTAACACCCGATTTAAAAGCTCCTGCGGCTGGAAAAAATggttacatattatttttagatttatcaAATGGAAAAAGTCGAATTGGTGGCACAGCTTTGGCTCAGGTTTATAAATCCCTCGGAAACGAAGTTCCAGACGTACAACGCGTTGACATGTTAAAGAATGCTTTCAAAGCTATTCAACAATTAATTGCAG AGGGAAAAGTACTAGCAGGTCATGATATTAGCGATGGTGGACTTATTACATGCCTGCTTGAAATGTGCTTTGCTGGTATATCTGGAATGAACGTgaatatttctcataaatcAGGATCTcctattgaaattttatttaccgaAGAAGTAGGATGGATATTAGAAATTgattcaataaattacaattatgtTTTGGAAGTATTTAACCAGTTTGATGTTCCTGTATATTTAATTGGACGATCGGAAGGATTTGGATTGTCATCGAAA ATAAAAGTTCAAGTACAAGAGAAGATTTTTCTGGATTCAACTGTATTACCGCTAATGAGTCTATGGGAAGAGACGAGTTATCAATTAGAACGTCGACAAACGAATGTTGAATGTGCACTTCAAGAATTCAGTGGATTACAAGATAGAACTGCACCATGCTATAAATTAACGTTTAATCCTGACATTAGATCTACGGCAATTTACAAACATTTACTCT taaacattccagTTGCTATAATAAGAGAGGAAGGCATAAATGGTGATAGAGAAATGGCAGCATCATTGATAGATGCGGGTTTTGAAGTTTGGGATGTTACAATGCAAgacttgttaaaaaataaagtcaCATTCGATAGATTCAGAGGAATTGTATTCCCTGGTGGTTTCAGCTATGCAG atgTTTTGGGTTCTGCTAAAGGATGGGCTGCGAGTCTTTTATTCCATCCATCTCttcaaaaacaattaaaatcatttatttctcGAAAAGATACGTTTAGTTTAGGAGTTTGCAATGGATGCCAATTAATGTCTTTATTAGGATTGATAGGAAATGAAGACG ATGATACTAAACAACCAGATATTTTTCTAAGTCATAATGTATCGGAAAGATTCGAATGTCGGTGGAGTACCGTTAGAATTGATAAATCGCCATCGATTATGTTAAATGGAATGGAAAATAGTGTCTTAGGTGTATGGGTCGCTCATGGTGAAGGAAGGTTTACGTTTAGAAATAATGAGGTTTTACAGAAACTAAAGGAAAGTCATTGCTTGGCTATTAAATATACTGATGATTATGGTAATCCAACTGAACGATATCCACTTAATCCTAATGGAAGTACAG AGGGCATTGCTGGTATCTGCTCTGCGAATGGACGACACTTAGCAATGATGCCACATCCTGAACGGTGTTCACAAATATGGCAATGGCCTTGGAAACCCTCTAATTGGGAGTATACTGTTTCGCCATGGCAACGCATTTTCGACAATGCATACGCGTGGTGTGTAACAAAAGATTGa
- the LOC122573695 gene encoding phosphoribosylformylglycinamidine synthase isoform X2, translating to MLCITDVLHDKMTECRYMKPIETFDHGFRPENWFEVNVLEEGRIALEKVNSKLGLAFDNWDLDFYTDLFLNKLKRNPTSVECFDLAQSNSEHSRHWFFKGRMIVDGEKMKQSLIDMIMETQKYSNPNNTIKFSDNSSAIKGFQTKVLRPMRTYTCSPFCLENVDQDLIFTAETHNFPTGVAPFSGATTGTGGRLRDIQGIGRGGYYIAGTAGYSVGNLHIPGYNLPWEEKNLQYPNNMASPLEIIIEASNGASDYGNKFGEPVISGFARSFGMTDEVGVRREWIKPIMFSGGLGTMDANMSQKILPQKGMEVIKIGGPVYRIGVGGGSASSIEVQGDNKSELDFGAVQRGDPEMEQKLNRVVRACTEMGQKNPILSIHDQGAGGNGNVLKELVEPMGAVIFTKKFDLGDPSISTLELWGAEYQENDAILCKSESSNLLNEIAAREKCPINFVGVVTGNGKIILSEEDNCDSLKYLNENYEHKSRHPVELDLELVLGKMPQKSFNLQRQVTQLPAIKLPVNLIVQDILERVLRLPSVASKRYLTNKVDRCVTGLIAQQQCVGPLHTPLANVAVTAISHFSTVGIATSIGEQPIKGLVNPAAGARMTVAEALSNLVFAQISNIQDVKCSGNWMWAAKLPGEGAALYDACSAMCSIMNELGIAIDGGKDSLSMAARIGEDVVKAPGTLVISCYAPCPDIRKVVTPDLKAPAAGKNGYILFLDLSNGKSRIGGTALAQVYKSLGNEVPDVQRVDMLKNAFKAIQQLIAEGKVLAGHDISDGGLITCLLEMCFAGISGMNVNISHKSGSPIEILFTEEVGWILEIDSINYNYVLEVFNQFDVPVYLIGRSEGFGLSSKIKVQVQEKIFLDSTVLPLMSLWEETSYQLERRQTNVECALQEFSGLQDRTAPCYKLTFNPDIRSTAIYKHLLLNIPVAIIREEGINGDREMAASLIDAGFEVWDVTMQDLLKNKVTFDRFRGIVFPGGFSYADVLGSAKGWAASLLFHPSLQKQLKSFISRKDTFSLGVCNGCQLMSLLGLIGNEDDDTKQPDIFLSHNVSERFECRWSTVRIDKSPSIMLNGMENSVLGVWVAHGEGRFTFRNNEVLQKLKESHCLAIKYTDDYGNPTERYPLNPNGSTEGIAGICSANGRHLAMMPHPERCSQIWQWPWKPSNWEYTVSPWQRIFDNAYAWCVTKD from the exons atgcTGTGT ATAACAGATGTACTGCATGACAAGATGACTGAATGTAGATATATGAAACCAATAGAAACTTTTGATCATGGATTTAGACCAGAAAATTGGTTTGAAGTTAATGTCttggaagaaggaagaatagCATTAGAAAAAGTAAATTCGAAGCTAG gTTTGGCATTTGACAATTGGGACTTAGATTTTTACACAGatctatttcttaataaattaaagcGCAATCCAACTAGTGTAGAGTGCTTTGATTTAGCACAATCTAATAGTGAACACAGTCGTCACTGGTTTTTCAAAGGTCGAATGATTGTTGATGGTGAAAAGATGAAACAATCTTTAATCGATATGATTATGGAGacacaaaaatattccaatccaaacaatacaattaaatttagtGATAATAGTAGTGCAATTAAGGGCTTTCAAACAAAAGTTTTACGGCCAATGAGGACTTACACATGTAGTCCTTTCTGTTTGGAAAATGTAGATCAAGATTTGATATTCACTGCAGAGACTCATAATTTCCCAACCGGGGTTGCTCCATTTAG tGGAGCTACAACTGGAACTGGAGGAAGATTGAGAGATATTCAAGGAATTGGTAGGGGAGGATATTACATTGCTGGAACGGCCGGTTATTCCGTTGGTAATTTGCATATTCCAG GCTACAATTTACCATGGGAGGAAAAGAATCTACAATATCCCAACAATATGGCTTCTCCATTGGAGATTATAATTGAAGCCAGCAATGGAGCATCCGATTATGGCAATAAATTTGGAGAACCAGTCATATCTGGTTTTGCTCGTTCATTCGGTATGACGGATGAAGTTGGTGTGCGACGTGAATGGATTAAACCCATAATGTTTAGTGGAGGATTGGGTACAATGGATGCCAATATGTCTCAAAAAATTTTGCCACAGAAAg GTATGGAAGTCATTAAAATTGGTGGTCCTGTTTATAGAATAGGCGTAGGAGGTGGTTCAGCTAGTTCTATTGag GTGCAAGGTGATAATAAATCAGAATTGGATTTCGGAGCCGTACAAAGAGGCGATCCTGAGAtggaacaaaaattgaatagaGTTGTTCGTGCGTGCACTGAGATGGGACAGAAAAACCCAATACTTAGTATACATGATCAAGGAGCTGGAGGCAATG GCAACGTTCTAAAAGAATTAGTAGAACCGATGGGTGCAGTAATCTTCACAAAGAAATTTGACTTAGGCGATCCAAGCATTAGTACATTGGAATTATGGGGTGCCGAATATCAAGAAAACGACGCAATTCTTTGCAAATCAGAAAGCAGTAATTTACTTAACGAAATAGCAGCGCGAGAAAAATGTCCCATTAACTTTGTAGGGGTTGTCACAGGAAATGGGAAAATCATTCTTTCAGAAGAGGATAATTGTGattcattgaaatatctaAATGAGAATTACGAACATAAATCGAGGCACCCAGTCGAGTTAGATTTAGAATTAGTACTTGGAAAAATGCCTCAGAAG TCTTTTAATCTGCAAAGACAAGTAACTCAGTTACCTGCTATCAAGTTGCCCGTAAATCTAATTGTACAAGATATCTTAGAAAGAGTCCTACGATTGCCTTCAGTAGCAAGCAAACGATATTTAACTAACAAAGTTGATCGCTGTGTTACTGGACTAATTGCACAACAGCAATGTGTTGGTCCTCTGCATACTCCCCTTGCCAATGTTGCTGTGACAGCAATATCTCATTTCTCtaca GTTGGTATAGCAACTTCTATCGGAGAACAACCGATAAAAGGCCTCGTAAATCCAGCAGCTGGAGCCCGTATGACCGTAGCAGAAGCGTTGAGTAATTTAGTTTTTGCACAGATTTCAAATATACAG gaCGTTAAATGCAGCGGAAATTGGATGTGGGCTGCTAAATTACCTGGAGAAGGTGCAGCTTTATATGATGCATGTTCTGCTATGTGTTCAATTATGAATGAATTAGGAATCGCAATTGATGGAGGAAAGGATTCTCTTAGCATGGCTGCACGAATTGGGGAGGATGTTGTCAAAGCGCCTGGTACACTTGTGATTTCTTGCTATGCTCCTTGTCCTGATATACGAAAA gtAGTAACACCCGATTTAAAAGCTCCTGCGGCTGGAAAAAATggttacatattatttttagatttatcaAATGGAAAAAGTCGAATTGGTGGCACAGCTTTGGCTCAGGTTTATAAATCCCTCGGAAACGAAGTTCCAGACGTACAACGCGTTGACATGTTAAAGAATGCTTTCAAAGCTATTCAACAATTAATTGCAG AGGGAAAAGTACTAGCAGGTCATGATATTAGCGATGGTGGACTTATTACATGCCTGCTTGAAATGTGCTTTGCTGGTATATCTGGAATGAACGTgaatatttctcataaatcAGGATCTcctattgaaattttatttaccgaAGAAGTAGGATGGATATTAGAAATTgattcaataaattacaattatgtTTTGGAAGTATTTAACCAGTTTGATGTTCCTGTATATTTAATTGGACGATCGGAAGGATTTGGATTGTCATCGAAA ATAAAAGTTCAAGTACAAGAGAAGATTTTTCTGGATTCAACTGTATTACCGCTAATGAGTCTATGGGAAGAGACGAGTTATCAATTAGAACGTCGACAAACGAATGTTGAATGTGCACTTCAAGAATTCAGTGGATTACAAGATAGAACTGCACCATGCTATAAATTAACGTTTAATCCTGACATTAGATCTACGGCAATTTACAAACATTTACTCT taaacattccagTTGCTATAATAAGAGAGGAAGGCATAAATGGTGATAGAGAAATGGCAGCATCATTGATAGATGCGGGTTTTGAAGTTTGGGATGTTACAATGCAAgacttgttaaaaaataaagtcaCATTCGATAGATTCAGAGGAATTGTATTCCCTGGTGGTTTCAGCTATGCAG atgTTTTGGGTTCTGCTAAAGGATGGGCTGCGAGTCTTTTATTCCATCCATCTCttcaaaaacaattaaaatcatttatttctcGAAAAGATACGTTTAGTTTAGGAGTTTGCAATGGATGCCAATTAATGTCTTTATTAGGATTGATAGGAAATGAAGACG ATGATACTAAACAACCAGATATTTTTCTAAGTCATAATGTATCGGAAAGATTCGAATGTCGGTGGAGTACCGTTAGAATTGATAAATCGCCATCGATTATGTTAAATGGAATGGAAAATAGTGTCTTAGGTGTATGGGTCGCTCATGGTGAAGGAAGGTTTACGTTTAGAAATAATGAGGTTTTACAGAAACTAAAGGAAAGTCATTGCTTGGCTATTAAATATACTGATGATTATGGTAATCCAACTGAACGATATCCACTTAATCCTAATGGAAGTACAG AGGGCATTGCTGGTATCTGCTCTGCGAATGGACGACACTTAGCAATGATGCCACATCCTGAACGGTGTTCACAAATATGGCAATGGCCTTGGAAACCCTCTAATTGGGAGTATACTGTTTCGCCATGGCAACGCATTTTCGACAATGCATACGCGTGGTGTGTAACAAAAGATTGa
- the LOC122573707 gene encoding alpha-N-acetylgalactosaminidase isoform X2, with translation MSQIIWIWCLIVSVADLTLALENGLVKTPPMGWLAWERFRCNTDCKNDPDNCISDRLFRTMADIVVAEGYAEVGYEYINVDDCWLEKDRSVNGQLVPDRQRFPYGMKNLANYIHSKGLKFGIYEDFGNYTCAGYPGILGYLETDALTFASWDVDYVKLDGCYSHPSEMDRGYPEFGFYLNQTGRPMVYSCSWPVYQIYAGMQPNFTAITEHCNLWRNFDDIQDSWNSLETIIDYYGNNQDAIVPNAGPGHWNDPDMLIIGNFGLSYEQSKTQMALWAILAAPLLMSVDLRTIRPEYKAILQNRKIIAVDQDPLGIQGRRIYKHKGIEIWARPITPVYQNYYSYAIAFVNRRTDGTPSDVSVTLKELGLQYPGGYNVEDLYEDVNYGILTPQTKIKVKVNPSGVVILRCDLHLEDIFSTNQFSQFTPSNQLFKVRQNSFK, from the exons ATGTCGCAGATTATATGGATATGGTGTTTGATTGTGTCAGTGGCAGATTTGACATTGGCCCTTGAAAATGGTCTGGTAAAAACACCACCCATGGGCTGGCTTGCCTGGGAACGATTCAGGTGTAACACAGACTGCAAAAATGATCCAGATAATTGTATCAG tGATCGGCTCTTTCGTACAATGGCAGACATTGTTGTAGCAGAAGGCTATGCAGAAGTTGGATATGAATATATCAATGTTGATGATTGCTGGCTGGAGAAAGATAGAAGTGTTAATGGTCAGCTAGTGCCAGATAGGCAAAGATTCCCGTATGGTATGAAAAATCTTGCAAATTAT ATTCATTCAAAAGGTCTTAAGTTTGGCATTTATGAGGATTTTGGTAACTACACGTGTGCTGGATATCCTGGAATACTGGGGTACTTAGAAACTGATGCTCTTACTTTTGCATCATGGGATGTTGATTATGTAAAATTAGATGGATGTTATTCACATCCTTCAGAGATGGATAGAG GATATCCTGAATTTGGATTCTATTTAAACCAAACTGGTCGACCAATGGTATATTCCTGCAGTTGGCcagtttatcaaatttatgcTGGCATGCAG CCAAATTTCACTGCTATAACAGAACATTGTAATTTATGGAGAAATTTTGATGATATACAAGATTCGTGGAATAGTTTAGAGACCATAATAGattattatggaaataatCAAGATGCAATTGTACCAAATGCTGGTCCTGGCCATTGGAATGATCCTGATATgttaattattggaaattttggaCTAAGTTATGAGCAGAGCAAAACGCAAATGGCGTTATGGGCAATATTAGCGGCGCCTCTATTAATGTCCGTTGATCTACGAACAATTAGGCCCGAGTACAAAgctattttacaaaataggAAAATCATTGCTGTAGATCAAGACCCGTTAGGTATACAGGGTCGACGAATTTATAAA cACAAAGGTATTGAAATTTGGGCAAGACCTATAACTCCCGTTTATCAGAATTACTACTCTTACGCCATAGCGTTCGTAAACAGAAGAACGGATGGTACGCCGTCTGATGTGTCCGTTACATTAAAAGAACTCGGATTACAATATCCTGGAGGATACAATGTAGAG GATCTATATGAAGATGTGAATTATGGCATTTTAACGCcgcaaacaaaaataaaagtcaaaGTTAATCCTTCCGGAGTTGTGATATTACGGTGCGATTTACATTTAGAGGATATTTTCTCCACAAATCAATTTTCGCAATTTACGCCGTCAAATCAATTGTTCAAAGTTAGACAGAactcatttaaataa
- the LOC122573707 gene encoding alpha-N-acetylgalactosaminidase isoform X1, translating to MIEKHKYNLKRMSQIIWIWCLIVSVADLTLALENGLVKTPPMGWLAWERFRCNTDCKNDPDNCISDRLFRTMADIVVAEGYAEVGYEYINVDDCWLEKDRSVNGQLVPDRQRFPYGMKNLANYIHSKGLKFGIYEDFGNYTCAGYPGILGYLETDALTFASWDVDYVKLDGCYSHPSEMDRGYPEFGFYLNQTGRPMVYSCSWPVYQIYAGMQPNFTAITEHCNLWRNFDDIQDSWNSLETIIDYYGNNQDAIVPNAGPGHWNDPDMLIIGNFGLSYEQSKTQMALWAILAAPLLMSVDLRTIRPEYKAILQNRKIIAVDQDPLGIQGRRIYKHKGIEIWARPITPVYQNYYSYAIAFVNRRTDGTPSDVSVTLKELGLQYPGGYNVEDLYEDVNYGILTPQTKIKVKVNPSGVVILRCDLHLEDIFSTNQFSQFTPSNQLFKVRQNSFK from the exons ATGATCGAAAAGCACAAATATAACCTGAAACG AATGTCGCAGATTATATGGATATGGTGTTTGATTGTGTCAGTGGCAGATTTGACATTGGCCCTTGAAAATGGTCTGGTAAAAACACCACCCATGGGCTGGCTTGCCTGGGAACGATTCAGGTGTAACACAGACTGCAAAAATGATCCAGATAATTGTATCAG tGATCGGCTCTTTCGTACAATGGCAGACATTGTTGTAGCAGAAGGCTATGCAGAAGTTGGATATGAATATATCAATGTTGATGATTGCTGGCTGGAGAAAGATAGAAGTGTTAATGGTCAGCTAGTGCCAGATAGGCAAAGATTCCCGTATGGTATGAAAAATCTTGCAAATTAT ATTCATTCAAAAGGTCTTAAGTTTGGCATTTATGAGGATTTTGGTAACTACACGTGTGCTGGATATCCTGGAATACTGGGGTACTTAGAAACTGATGCTCTTACTTTTGCATCATGGGATGTTGATTATGTAAAATTAGATGGATGTTATTCACATCCTTCAGAGATGGATAGAG GATATCCTGAATTTGGATTCTATTTAAACCAAACTGGTCGACCAATGGTATATTCCTGCAGTTGGCcagtttatcaaatttatgcTGGCATGCAG CCAAATTTCACTGCTATAACAGAACATTGTAATTTATGGAGAAATTTTGATGATATACAAGATTCGTGGAATAGTTTAGAGACCATAATAGattattatggaaataatCAAGATGCAATTGTACCAAATGCTGGTCCTGGCCATTGGAATGATCCTGATATgttaattattggaaattttggaCTAAGTTATGAGCAGAGCAAAACGCAAATGGCGTTATGGGCAATATTAGCGGCGCCTCTATTAATGTCCGTTGATCTACGAACAATTAGGCCCGAGTACAAAgctattttacaaaataggAAAATCATTGCTGTAGATCAAGACCCGTTAGGTATACAGGGTCGACGAATTTATAAA cACAAAGGTATTGAAATTTGGGCAAGACCTATAACTCCCGTTTATCAGAATTACTACTCTTACGCCATAGCGTTCGTAAACAGAAGAACGGATGGTACGCCGTCTGATGTGTCCGTTACATTAAAAGAACTCGGATTACAATATCCTGGAGGATACAATGTAGAG GATCTATATGAAGATGTGAATTATGGCATTTTAACGCcgcaaacaaaaataaaagtcaaaGTTAATCCTTCCGGAGTTGTGATATTACGGTGCGATTTACATTTAGAGGATATTTTCTCCACAAATCAATTTTCGCAATTTACGCCGTCAAATCAATTGTTCAAAGTTAGACAGAactcatttaaataa